Proteins found in one Opitutaceae bacterium genomic segment:
- a CDS encoding DNA cytosine methyltransferase: MSYRIADLFCGAGGTSTGAVEALEALGHRVSLTAINHWDVAVATHTENHPGARHFCASLDALNPKELFKEGELDLLWASPECTHHSRARGGKPMQDQSRATAWCVTRWAEALRPRTIMVENVPEFLEWGPLGAHGKPLKSKKGVLFQAWKQTLEAIGYKVDHRIFCAADYGDPTTRRRLFVQCQLGKRRIIWPDPTHSSSKEPDLFGSRKPWVAAREIIDWAKPGHSIFERKRPLSPKTMKRIWAGLEKFGLKPFIVPQQSNPTPKSTSEPLPTVTAEGSGPKLVEPFIVAMEHGGHLRSVDVPLNTISTAKGGAHAIAQAFLVPQHSSNGPRSVDSPAPTVTTTSRGVGLAQPYLVKLRGTNDGADIEKPAPTVTAGGQHLALAQPFLIDTAHAGERKPLDLNAPLPTVAGNRGAQALVEPHLLPQHGGGVVRPVSEPAPTIATAGAVGLVEPFLVNYYGTGHADSINDPLAAVTTKERHALVRPVVVVNGERYLLDIRFRMLQPHELAAAQGFRRDYKFAGNKTQVVKQIGNAVPRNLARALVLAAVGQEQNVAQHMERFAA; encoded by the coding sequence ATCACTGGGACGTGGCGGTCGCGACCCACACCGAGAATCACCCGGGCGCCCGGCACTTCTGTGCCTCGCTCGACGCGCTCAACCCGAAGGAGCTCTTCAAAGAGGGCGAACTCGATCTGCTCTGGGCGTCACCCGAATGCACGCACCACAGCCGAGCACGCGGCGGTAAGCCAATGCAGGATCAATCTCGCGCGACCGCATGGTGTGTGACGCGCTGGGCCGAGGCGCTCAGGCCGCGCACGATCATGGTCGAAAACGTGCCGGAGTTTTTGGAATGGGGCCCCCTCGGCGCTCATGGAAAACCGCTGAAGTCAAAAAAAGGGGTTCTGTTCCAAGCGTGGAAGCAGACTCTTGAGGCGATCGGCTACAAGGTCGACCATCGGATCTTTTGTGCTGCCGACTACGGCGACCCGACAACTCGCCGCCGCCTGTTTGTGCAGTGCCAACTCGGCAAGCGCCGGATCATCTGGCCCGACCCCACGCACTCTTCGAGCAAAGAGCCCGACCTGTTCGGAAGCCGTAAGCCGTGGGTGGCAGCTCGCGAGATCATCGACTGGGCCAAGCCAGGGCACTCGATCTTCGAGCGCAAGCGCCCGCTCTCGCCGAAGACCATGAAACGAATCTGGGCGGGTCTGGAGAAGTTCGGCCTCAAACCCTTCATCGTCCCACAGCAGAGCAACCCGACGCCCAAGAGCACGAGCGAACCGCTTCCGACTGTGACCGCCGAGGGCTCAGGCCCCAAGCTAGTCGAGCCGTTTATCGTCGCGATGGAGCACGGCGGCCACCTCCGCTCAGTCGATGTTCCGCTGAATACCATCAGCACCGCGAAGGGCGGAGCCCATGCGATCGCCCAGGCATTCCTAGTGCCCCAGCACTCGAGCAACGGCCCGCGCTCGGTCGACAGCCCGGCACCGACCGTGACCACCACCAGCCGCGGGGTAGGCCTTGCGCAGCCATACCTCGTGAAACTGAGGGGCACAAACGACGGAGCGGACATCGAAAAGCCAGCTCCCACTGTCACAGCCGGAGGCCAGCACCTTGCCCTAGCTCAACCTTTCCTGATCGACACGGCCCACGCCGGCGAGCGCAAGCCCCTCGACCTCAATGCACCGCTTCCGACTGTCGCGGGGAATCGAGGTGCCCAGGCGCTGGTAGAGCCGCACCTTCTTCCCCAGCACGGAGGAGGCGTGGTACGCCCGGTCTCCGAGCCGGCACCCACCATCGCCACGGCTGGAGCTGTGGGCTTAGTGGAGCCATTCCTGGTGAACTACTATGGCACCGGACACGCCGACAGCATCAATGATCCGCTAGCGGCCGTGACCACAAAGGAGCGACATGCGCTAGTACGCCCAGTGGTGGTTGTGAATGGCGAGCGCTACCTCTTGGACATTCGATTCCGCATGCTGCAGCCGCACGAGTTGGCCGCCGCCCAGGGTTTCCGGCGCGACTACAAGTTCGCCGGCAACAAGACCCAGGTGGTGAAGCAGATCGGCAACGCCGTGCCCCGCAACCTCGCCCGGGCGCTGGTCCTCGCCGCAGTAGGGCAGGAGCAGAACGTCGCGCAGCACATGGAAAGGTTCGCCGCATGA
- a CDS encoding DNA methyltransferase, with product MQDYENFIKTKVRLAESWGFEISEDLINPALKPHQKAIVRWAVAGGRRAIFASIGLGKTVIELEIARIFLLLLGQARGVECDPRRLAEWVRADALGMPHEEIARSYGVSVDDVRGALEKGASPCLRALITLPLGVRQEFIRDAIKVLGWAKPPKFIRSIEEAQEPGIYLTNYETVRDGKLDPAEFVVGILDEAAILRGFGGSKTFRELMRLCTGDGGPSGIHRKDGKRQAYRFVATATPSPNEFIELLAYSEFLGIMDISQAKTRFFKRDSTKADNLTIHPHKEREFWLWMASWSMFIQRPSDLGFSDEGYALPEMEVHWHEVETDHAGAGHERSGQAKLFRDAAIGVQDAAAEKRQSLPARIQKMMEIRSETGAETHRLIWHDLEDERRAIEQAIPDVRTAYGAQDLDEREATILRFSDGEFQELATKPVIAGSGCNFQRFCAHAIYLGIGFKFADFIQSIHRIQRFLQKRKVRIDIIYTEAEREVRKQLERKWSQHNQMVQNMTQIIKEFGLSHAAMAQTLIRKLGVDRVEASGKSFRMVNQDCVRETREMATDSVGLILTSIPFSTQYEYSPNYADFGHSEGNKEFFQQMDYLTPELLRVLKPGRIAAVHVKDRIVPGGMTGLGYQTVYPFHVDCIQHYTRHGFGYMGMITIVTDVVRENNQTYRLGWTEQCKDGTKMGVGMPEYLLLFRKRPTDTANSYADEPVVKSKQRYTRSRWQIDAHGFHRSNGNRLLMPEEVKDLAHDQIFQLFKQHSLENVYNFEQHVKIAEALELTGKLPVTFMLLQPQSWAPDVWSDITRMLTMNTLQVAKGREMHLCPMQFDIADRTIERFSNPGDIVYDPFAGIGTVPYRAVLQGRQGMGCELNPTYWADAAAYLKAAEEQMSMPTLFDLKAGDAA from the coding sequence ATGCAAGACTACGAGAATTTCATCAAAACCAAAGTCCGACTGGCTGAATCCTGGGGCTTTGAGATTTCAGAAGACCTGATCAATCCCGCTCTGAAGCCGCACCAGAAGGCGATCGTGCGCTGGGCGGTGGCCGGGGGACGCCGGGCGATCTTCGCCTCAATCGGCTTAGGGAAGACTGTAATCGAGCTTGAGATTGCGCGGATCTTTCTGCTGCTTCTCGGGCAAGCCAGGGGAGTCGAATGCGACCCTAGGCGCCTGGCCGAGTGGGTCAGAGCCGATGCGTTGGGGATGCCCCATGAAGAGATCGCAAGGAGTTACGGCGTGTCGGTTGACGATGTGCGCGGTGCTCTTGAGAAGGGAGCGTCGCCGTGCTTGAGGGCGCTGATCACCTTGCCCCTCGGTGTGCGCCAGGAGTTCATCCGCGACGCCATCAAGGTTCTCGGTTGGGCCAAGCCGCCGAAGTTTATTCGATCTATCGAGGAGGCGCAGGAGCCTGGGATCTATCTCACGAATTACGAGACGGTTCGCGACGGTAAGCTCGACCCTGCAGAGTTCGTCGTCGGGATCCTCGATGAGGCGGCGATTCTCCGCGGGTTCGGTGGGAGCAAGACCTTCCGCGAGCTCATGCGTCTCTGCACAGGCGATGGCGGACCATCGGGGATCCATCGGAAAGACGGAAAACGTCAGGCCTACCGGTTCGTTGCCACCGCCACACCCAGCCCTAATGAGTTTATTGAGCTATTGGCCTACTCGGAGTTCCTGGGCATCATGGATATTTCCCAGGCGAAGACCCGCTTCTTCAAGCGTGATTCGACCAAGGCGGACAACCTGACGATCCATCCGCACAAAGAGCGCGAGTTCTGGTTGTGGATGGCCTCGTGGTCGATGTTCATCCAGCGGCCGTCAGATCTCGGCTTCTCCGACGAGGGATATGCCCTGCCGGAGATGGAGGTCCACTGGCACGAGGTTGAGACCGACCACGCTGGCGCAGGGCACGAGCGGAGCGGGCAGGCGAAGCTGTTTCGAGATGCCGCTATTGGAGTTCAAGACGCCGCTGCGGAGAAGCGGCAGAGCCTGCCGGCGAGGATTCAGAAGATGATGGAGATCAGGTCGGAAACGGGCGCCGAAACCCACCGATTGATTTGGCATGACCTCGAGGACGAGCGCCGCGCGATCGAGCAAGCGATTCCAGATGTCAGAACGGCCTATGGCGCCCAAGACCTCGACGAACGCGAAGCGACGATTCTCAGGTTCTCAGATGGCGAGTTCCAGGAGCTCGCGACCAAACCCGTGATCGCAGGCTCAGGCTGCAACTTCCAGCGGTTCTGTGCGCATGCGATCTATCTCGGAATCGGTTTCAAGTTTGCCGACTTCATCCAGTCGATCCACCGGATCCAGCGGTTTCTGCAGAAGCGGAAGGTTAGGATCGACATCATCTACACCGAAGCCGAGCGCGAGGTGAGAAAGCAACTCGAACGGAAGTGGTCTCAACACAATCAAATGGTTCAAAACATGACTCAGATCATCAAGGAATTCGGCCTCAGCCATGCGGCGATGGCCCAGACACTGATTCGAAAGCTCGGCGTCGATCGTGTCGAGGCCTCGGGCAAGAGCTTCCGCATGGTGAATCAGGACTGCGTGAGGGAAACCCGTGAGATGGCCACGGACAGTGTTGGCCTAATCCTCACATCCATCCCGTTCTCAACGCAGTACGAGTACAGCCCGAACTACGCGGATTTCGGGCACAGCGAGGGGAACAAGGAGTTCTTCCAACAGATGGACTACCTCACACCTGAGCTGCTTCGCGTGCTGAAGCCCGGGCGCATCGCGGCCGTGCACGTCAAGGACCGGATCGTCCCGGGAGGAATGACCGGGCTGGGGTACCAGACGGTCTACCCCTTCCATGTCGACTGCATCCAGCACTACACCCGCCACGGCTTTGGCTACATGGGGATGATAACGATCGTCACCGACGTTGTGCGGGAGAACAACCAGACATACCGGCTCGGCTGGACCGAACAGTGTAAGGACGGGACGAAGATGGGCGTGGGCATGCCGGAGTACCTTCTGCTCTTCAGGAAGCGCCCGACCGACACGGCGAACTCCTACGCCGATGAGCCGGTGGTAAAGTCGAAGCAGCGTTACACCCGCTCGCGTTGGCAGATCGACGCCCACGGCTTCCACCGCAGCAATGGCAACCGCTTGCTCATGCCGGAGGAGGTCAAAGACCTGGCGCACGATCAGATCTTCCAGCTGTTCAAGCAGCACTCCCTCGAGAACGTGTACAACTTCGAGCAGCACGTGAAGATCGCGGAGGCGTTGGAGCTGACGGGCAAGCTCCCGGTTACGTTCATGCTCCTCCAGCCTCAGTCCTGGGCACCCGACGTCTGGTCGGACATCACTCGGATGCTGACGATGAACACCCTCCAAGTGGCGAAGGGCCGGGAGATGCACCTCTGCCCGATGCAGTTTGATATCGCTGATCGGACGATTGAGCGGTTCTCGAACCCCGGGGATATCGTGTACGATCCATTCGCCGGCATCGGCACAGTGCCATACCGCGCGGTTCTACAGGGCCGCCAGGGCATGGGCTGCGAATTGAATCCGACCTATTGGGCCGACGCCGCGGCATACCTGAAGGCGGCGGAGGAGCAGATGTCGATGCCAACGCTGTTTGACCTGAAGGCCGGTGACGCAGCATGA
- a CDS encoding ASCH domain-containing protein, producing the protein MNKLSKDLLDLPILSIRQPWASFILYWGKDVENRSWSTSYRGRFLIHAAKTHTREEARVALEFGRMAWETNGERHNAHPPELGTTPRGGIVGVASLTDCVDSSDSPWFMGKYGFVLTDVQALPFVPCRGALGFFRLPAEMVQRLAA; encoded by the coding sequence ATGAACAAGCTCTCAAAAGACCTACTGGACCTTCCCATACTTTCAATTCGCCAGCCTTGGGCGAGCTTCATCCTCTATTGGGGGAAGGACGTTGAAAATCGAAGCTGGAGTACATCCTATCGGGGGAGATTTCTGATCCACGCGGCGAAAACCCACACCCGAGAGGAGGCGAGGGTGGCGCTGGAGTTTGGCCGAATGGCGTGGGAAACCAACGGTGAACGACACAATGCCCACCCTCCAGAATTGGGCACAACCCCGCGCGGCGGTATTGTCGGCGTGGCCAGCCTGACCGACTGTGTCGACTCGAGCGACAGCCCGTGGTTCATGGGCAAGTACGGTTTCGTCCTGACCGATGTGCAGGCTCTACCATTCGTCCCCTGCCGTGGCGCCCTTGGCTTTTTCCGCCTCCCGGCTGAGATGGTACAGCGGCTCGCCGCCTGA
- a CDS encoding RtcB family protein, translating into MNSTLTVVKMGPAYRVAPKAGRVPIRFFANDEIFSQFDQAVFQQAIDTANAPGVDALVVGADAHSGFGCPVGSVLASRSHVYPGPVGPDIGCSMSFLQTDVPEEVLKDKPTVRALINAICERIPTGMGSRQAPKGLKTEQIVHHRLMELAARGAYPLFREKWSDSLNLPESWRGRLEDEAHGSQDPLEEEIDGMRHHLEKSKWLSKLHQLGSYGGGNHFGEAQITRVDPSKRELAEAWGLKDGCVGFMNHCGSRGWGYALSGYQFKKLERFFETWHMPFPGGSKELVYAPIDSPEGMEYLHYMQLGANFAVANHVVICWLVLEAFKEVLPGTKGELVYHIAHNIGRREIVNDHPHWVFRKGATRAFPAGHHELRGTPFEQTGHPILLPGNPIQGSRIMVALPGARQSLYSINHGAGRALGRRESKRQITQEQANAQMDQAGVLFNGRNYPVDESAGAYKDFNQVIASVEEAELATTVARLEARFVIKDGCDDAEGRA; encoded by the coding sequence ATGAACTCCACACTCACGGTTGTTAAAATGGGCCCGGCCTACCGCGTCGCCCCAAAGGCCGGACGCGTGCCGATCCGCTTCTTCGCCAACGACGAGATCTTCAGCCAGTTCGACCAAGCGGTATTCCAGCAGGCGATCGATACAGCCAACGCCCCGGGGGTTGACGCTCTCGTGGTTGGCGCAGACGCGCACAGCGGTTTCGGTTGCCCCGTAGGTTCAGTCCTCGCCAGTCGCTCGCACGTCTACCCCGGACCGGTCGGTCCAGACATTGGCTGCTCCATGTCTTTCCTTCAGACGGATGTCCCGGAGGAGGTGTTGAAGGACAAGCCGACGGTGCGGGCGCTGATCAACGCCATTTGCGAGCGGATCCCGACCGGCATGGGCTCACGCCAGGCGCCGAAGGGGCTGAAAACGGAGCAGATCGTACATCACCGACTCATGGAGCTGGCGGCGCGTGGAGCTTACCCGCTTTTTCGAGAGAAGTGGTCGGACAGCCTGAATCTCCCCGAGAGTTGGCGCGGACGCTTGGAGGATGAAGCGCACGGTAGCCAGGACCCCCTCGAAGAAGAGATCGATGGCATGCGTCATCACCTCGAAAAATCGAAGTGGCTGTCGAAACTCCATCAGCTCGGCTCGTACGGCGGCGGCAATCACTTTGGCGAGGCTCAGATCACGCGGGTCGATCCGTCGAAGCGTGAACTGGCAGAGGCATGGGGTCTAAAGGATGGCTGCGTTGGCTTCATGAACCACTGCGGCAGCCGTGGTTGGGGCTACGCCCTGTCGGGCTACCAATTCAAGAAGCTCGAGCGGTTCTTCGAGACCTGGCACATGCCGTTCCCCGGTGGCTCAAAGGAGTTGGTCTACGCCCCGATCGACAGCCCTGAGGGCATGGAGTACCTGCATTACATGCAGCTGGGTGCGAACTTCGCCGTTGCGAACCACGTTGTCATCTGCTGGCTCGTCCTCGAGGCGTTCAAGGAGGTACTCCCCGGCACGAAGGGCGAGCTGGTCTATCACATCGCCCACAACATCGGCCGCCGGGAGATCGTGAACGACCACCCCCACTGGGTATTCCGCAAGGGCGCGACCCGAGCCTTCCCCGCCGGCCACCACGAGCTAAGAGGCACGCCGTTCGAACAGACGGGCCACCCAATCCTACTCCCGGGCAACCCCATCCAGGGAAGCAGGATCATGGTCGCACTGCCGGGGGCTAGGCAGAGCCTGTACTCGATCAACCACGGTGCCGGCCGGGCCCTCGGTCGCCGAGAGTCAAAGCGCCAGATCACCCAAGAGCAGGCAAACGCCCAGATGGACCAGGCAGGCGTGTTGTTCAACGGCCGGAACTACCCGGTGGACGAGAGCGCAGGGGCGTACAAGGACTTCAACCAGGTCATCGCCTCAGTCGAAGAGGCGGAACTGGCCACGACCGTGGCGCGGCTCGAAGCGCGGTTCGTGATCAAGGACGGATGCGACGACGCGGAGGGTAGGGCGTGA
- the terL gene encoding phage terminase large subunit has protein sequence MPKPEHQVARASETDQLIADITRERLVVFAEAFVSGFRAAALHDFLALKLEEVAAGRCRRLCVSLPPRHGKTTLISQALPAFFLTRRPGAEVIIASYSAELAELISVKTRSIFEGDAYRQIHPPILDPNFSRSRQWQTLSQGMVFATGVAGGATGRGADLLIIDDPFKNSDEADSPAKQKEVWDWFCTVALTRLSPNGVILVVGTRWNRNDLIGRLTSADSHKAFAEAGLKSEAFESIVLPAVAESASDPMGRAIGQPLWPERWSRERLEAIRLTLHPRQWAALYQQRPAPAGGQLVDSSKIKYITLADLPKDLQLFRAWDLAVSDKTAADYSAGAYGGQTQDGRFFLVHMDRGRRKWLEQKERILYFARTEAANGGTIGIETAQAFKACAAELRQSLAGGSFVREIVPDKSKTARALPWMAKIEAGMFYVVSGGWNADFVDELDQFPNGLHDDQVDAVSLLYQMTTKRDRFLPM, from the coding sequence ATGCCGAAGCCTGAGCATCAGGTGGCACGTGCGAGTGAGACTGACCAGCTGATCGCCGACATCACGCGGGAACGGCTGGTGGTCTTCGCTGAGGCGTTTGTCTCGGGTTTTCGAGCAGCTGCGCTTCACGACTTCCTTGCCTTAAAACTGGAGGAAGTCGCAGCCGGTCGGTGTCGGCGACTCTGCGTCTCGCTCCCGCCTCGGCATGGGAAAACCACACTGATCTCGCAAGCGCTTCCGGCTTTCTTCCTCACAAGGCGCCCGGGGGCGGAAGTGATTATCGCATCTTACTCGGCGGAATTGGCGGAACTCATCTCGGTCAAGACGCGTTCGATTTTCGAAGGTGATGCGTATCGGCAGATTCACCCGCCGATCCTCGATCCGAACTTCAGCCGCTCGCGTCAGTGGCAGACGCTGAGCCAGGGCATGGTATTCGCCACAGGCGTCGCCGGCGGAGCTACCGGCCGTGGTGCCGATCTCCTGATCATCGACGATCCGTTCAAGAACTCAGACGAGGCTGACTCACCGGCGAAGCAGAAGGAGGTATGGGATTGGTTCTGCACCGTCGCCCTGACCCGGCTGAGTCCGAACGGCGTGATCCTGGTCGTCGGCACACGGTGGAACAGGAATGACCTGATCGGTCGCCTGACCTCAGCTGATTCACATAAGGCCTTTGCCGAGGCCGGGCTGAAGAGCGAGGCGTTTGAGTCGATCGTGCTCCCGGCGGTAGCGGAGAGCGCGAGTGATCCGATGGGGCGTGCGATCGGCCAGCCGCTCTGGCCCGAGCGTTGGTCGAGGGAGAGGCTGGAGGCTATTCGCCTTACGCTCCACCCGAGGCAGTGGGCGGCGTTGTACCAGCAGCGACCGGCGCCGGCGGGTGGGCAACTCGTCGACTCGTCGAAGATCAAGTACATCACGCTCGCGGACCTACCGAAGGACCTGCAGCTCTTCCGCGCCTGGGACTTGGCCGTGAGCGACAAGACCGCAGCCGATTACTCGGCGGGCGCCTACGGCGGGCAGACGCAGGATGGCCGGTTCTTCCTTGTGCACATGGACCGCGGGCGGAGGAAGTGGCTGGAGCAGAAGGAGCGGATCCTCTACTTCGCACGGACCGAGGCGGCGAACGGCGGGACGATCGGGATCGAGACGGCCCAGGCGTTCAAGGCCTGCGCGGCGGAGTTGAGGCAATCTCTCGCCGGCGGGTCGTTCGTGCGGGAGATCGTGCCGGACAAGTCGAAGACCGCAAGGGCGCTCCCATGGATGGCGAAGATCGAGGCGGGTATGTTCTACGTCGTGAGCGGTGGGTGGAACGCTGATTTCGTTGACGAGCTCGATCAGTTCCCGAACGGCCTCCACGACGACCAGGTCGATGCGGTGTCGCTCTTGTACCAGATGACGACCAAGCGCGATCGCTTCCTCCCGATGTGA
- a CDS encoding phage portal protein, translating to MRQFFGNKSHSTGIKSKDELLRALRQGEGVLSERKAVESFEEAPGGPLVPGIEANRLTTPADFLQTVTSKTWCYARACELVANEVLNTEMKAKVKGKATPRNRSEPQFHPDLVRLLNSPNPFTTGSQLMFLLVMHLKATGTAYWLKDNLNGLKQPENIWPLSPAQTRPLIDRKKGIVGFRHYTASGWTDLEPEDVIYFRRPHPENPLLGWGEIEQGQSIANEFINRSILTTRMMANGGYPSSVMVRETWEGSEEDWLKIKAQFRAEYAGAKNSGKVMFMYGKWSALQLGLDSQKMQELERSKANKEDVILLAGVPLSVFGASNAANYACLPAGELVATPIGPKPIESLKTGDAIVQFDEKNGFVHQVVDAIIPQGDAHVYEILTPSRKLRASDNHPILCAVPKNGIGVGPHKSTGRSWTLEWKKAVDIKQGDQIVTMEEGLDADGEWPSEICGESQVDTAYLMGAYMGDGSGIGARRPLISVAAHKNESGWQKEITRCIAQLLAPYPTESGKRRAMVSVQDTQVKAYNVEMCRRLKASGFGGTCNEKRIPEFVWTLKRELRLAFLAGLIDADGTVCPKRGAICLASSNKMLMEQARDLAISCGIPVSNIADDVQNTNFGVFNYYRFTFGYSDWNVLIPLRHPKKAANVKIGLEKRHAKTTQKFRFGRTKDRMHRPKFKGLKLPPGAGISMVSKVTYLGVMPVYDLATFGSHTFIASGVVTHNTSRQDDISFKRRTVLPLINIIVETLNHESNGLVPLFHKDLMLDFPLSGLVDVEQVMKDLTPLFDRAGITPNQLREAAGLPRVENPLLDQFYLHGVPIELAGILTGPTDLPSNQ from the coding sequence ATGCGCCAATTCTTCGGTAACAAAAGTCATTCCACGGGGATCAAGTCGAAGGACGAACTGCTCCGGGCCTTGCGCCAAGGAGAGGGCGTGCTGTCTGAGCGGAAGGCCGTAGAGTCGTTCGAGGAGGCACCGGGCGGCCCGCTCGTCCCAGGCATCGAGGCGAATCGCCTGACCACCCCCGCCGACTTTCTGCAGACGGTGACGAGTAAGACGTGGTGCTACGCCCGCGCGTGCGAGCTCGTGGCGAACGAGGTGCTGAACACCGAGATGAAGGCGAAGGTCAAGGGCAAGGCCACGCCGCGCAATCGAAGCGAACCGCAGTTCCACCCCGATCTCGTGCGACTACTGAACTCGCCCAACCCCTTCACCACCGGTTCACAGCTGATGTTCCTCCTGGTGATGCACCTGAAGGCCACGGGCACCGCCTACTGGCTGAAGGATAATCTCAATGGGCTGAAGCAGCCGGAGAATATCTGGCCTCTCAGCCCGGCGCAGACGCGGCCACTGATCGACCGCAAGAAGGGTATTGTCGGCTTCCGCCACTACACGGCGAGCGGCTGGACCGACCTCGAGCCGGAGGACGTCATCTACTTCCGTCGGCCCCACCCAGAGAACCCACTCCTCGGCTGGGGTGAGATCGAGCAGGGTCAGTCGATCGCGAACGAGTTCATCAACCGTTCGATCCTCACCACACGCATGATGGCCAACGGCGGCTACCCCTCGTCGGTGATGGTCCGTGAGACGTGGGAAGGCAGCGAAGAGGACTGGCTGAAGATCAAGGCGCAGTTTCGCGCGGAATACGCGGGCGCGAAGAACTCTGGCAAGGTCATGTTCATGTACGGCAAGTGGAGTGCCCTGCAACTCGGCCTCGACTCGCAGAAGATGCAGGAGCTTGAGCGGTCGAAGGCGAACAAGGAGGACGTGATCCTCCTTGCCGGCGTGCCGCTGTCGGTCTTCGGTGCGAGCAACGCTGCGAATTACGCCTGCTTGCCAGCTGGTGAACTCGTTGCAACGCCGATCGGCCCGAAACCTATCGAATCACTCAAGACGGGCGATGCTATCGTCCAATTCGACGAGAAGAATGGCTTCGTGCATCAGGTGGTTGATGCGATCATCCCGCAGGGTGATGCGCACGTGTATGAGATCCTGACGCCATCACGTAAGCTTCGCGCTAGCGACAATCATCCAATCCTCTGTGCCGTGCCTAAAAATGGAATCGGTGTTGGCCCACACAAGAGCACTGGTCGCTCGTGGACTCTCGAGTGGAAGAAAGCTGTCGATATCAAGCAGGGCGACCAGATCGTCACGATGGAGGAAGGACTCGATGCAGATGGCGAGTGGCCGTCTGAAATCTGTGGTGAATCACAGGTCGACACGGCCTATCTCATGGGTGCTTACATGGGCGACGGCAGCGGAATCGGCGCACGCCGTCCGCTGATCTCTGTTGCAGCGCACAAGAACGAGTCTGGATGGCAGAAGGAAATCACTCGCTGCATCGCCCAGCTGCTCGCGCCATACCCAACGGAAAGCGGGAAGCGCCGGGCGATGGTTTCCGTCCAGGATACCCAAGTGAAGGCCTACAATGTCGAGATGTGCCGCCGCTTGAAGGCCTCCGGTTTCGGTGGCACATGCAACGAAAAGCGCATCCCTGAGTTCGTGTGGACGCTGAAGAGGGAACTACGCCTAGCATTTCTCGCCGGCTTGATCGACGCCGACGGTACTGTTTGCCCGAAGCGCGGAGCGATCTGCCTGGCATCATCTAACAAGATGCTGATGGAGCAGGCTCGCGATCTGGCTATCAGTTGCGGCATCCCTGTTAGCAACATAGCCGACGACGTCCAGAACACCAACTTCGGTGTTTTCAATTACTATCGGTTCACTTTTGGGTACTCCGACTGGAATGTGCTCATCCCGCTTCGCCATCCGAAAAAGGCAGCGAATGTGAAGATCGGTTTGGAGAAGCGGCATGCAAAGACGACGCAGAAGTTCCGCTTCGGTCGGACGAAAGATCGGATGCACCGTCCAAAGTTCAAGGGACTGAAGCTGCCGCCAGGGGCAGGCATTTCCATGGTGTCGAAGGTCACGTATCTCGGCGTTATGCCGGTGTACGATCTCGCGACGTTTGGCTCGCACACGTTCATCGCCTCGGGCGTTGTGACGCACAATACCTCACGCCAGGACGATATTTCGTTCAAGCGGCGTACCGTACTGCCGCTGATCAACATTATCGTCGAGACGCTGAATCACGAGTCGAACGGCCTCGTGCCACTCTTCCACAAAGACCTGATGCTGGACTTCCCGCTCTCAGGTCTGGTCGATGTCGAGCAGGTGATGAAGGACCTCACGCCCCTGTTTGATCGTGCGGGTATCACGCCGAACCAACTGCGCGAGGCCGCGGGCCTGCCGCGTGTCGAAAACCCTTTGCTTGACCAGTTCTATCTCCACGGCGTGCCGATCGAACTCGCGGGGATCCTCACCGGCCCCACCGACCTCCCGTCCAACCAATGA
- a CDS encoding type II toxin-antitoxin system HigB family toxin, protein MRLITQKRIKEWQKEFANEKARLAAWVVKIEAGEWTNLVELRQVFPTADAVTVKSGRSALVFDIGGRRLICIHFWKSHTLYVKFFLSHDEYMQGSWKLNL, encoded by the coding sequence ATGAGATTGATCACCCAGAAGCGAATCAAGGAGTGGCAGAAAGAGTTTGCGAATGAGAAGGCCCGACTCGCAGCATGGGTGGTTAAGATCGAAGCCGGAGAATGGACAAATTTGGTTGAGCTTCGGCAGGTCTTCCCGACCGCCGATGCGGTCACAGTTAAGAGCGGTCGCTCGGCGCTGGTGTTCGACATCGGAGGCCGACGCCTGATCTGTATCCACTTCTGGAAATCTCACACACTGTACGTGAAGTTCTTCCTCTCTCACGACGAATACATGCAAGGAAGCTGGAAGCTCAACCTCTAG
- a CDS encoding helix-turn-helix domain-containing protein has protein sequence MKHTMHTTDKISDRKKLPKTYAELCMEHMPRAIMDDADYDNTTEMIDRLLATNPLSKDQESYLETLTQLIEAYDSVHYKQPKATPHELLVAVLESSETTVEAFAKLIGVKVDAAYKIRRGSRKLTVEHIRKIAEKFKLDPAALIG, from the coding sequence ATGAAACACACAATGCACACCACGGATAAGATTTCAGACAGGAAGAAATTACCAAAGACCTATGCCGAGCTTTGCATGGAGCACATGCCTCGCGCGATTATGGATGATGCGGATTATGACAACACGACCGAGATGATCGACAGGCTGCTTGCGACGAATCCGCTGAGCAAAGACCAGGAGAGCTACCTCGAAACCCTGACTCAGCTGATCGAAGCTTACGACAGCGTTCATTATAAGCAACCCAAGGCCACGCCGCACGAATTACTTGTGGCCGTCCTTGAGTCATCAGAGACGACCGTTGAGGCATTCGCCAAGCTGATCGGAGTGAAGGTCGATGCGGCGTACAAGATTCGCCGTGGCTCGCGCAAACTCACGGTCGAGCACATCCGCAAGATCGCCGAGAAGTTCAAGCTCGATCCCGCCGCCCTCATTGGGTGA